The Candidatus Nomurabacteria bacterium DNA segment TTAAAGCGAGTCAGGAACAAAATATCCCTCCAACAGAGTTAACAAAAAAATATGAGAAATTATTTCTAGCTGACCTAGATAAACTTAACATCAAACGGGCTAATATTACACCACGCGCAACTGATTTCGTCCCACAAATGATTGAGCTGATAAATCGCCTTTTAAACCAGAAGGTGGCCTATATCGCTCCAGATGGGGTCTATTTTGACATTAAACAAGCGCAAAACTATGGTAAGTTATCTGGCCGCGGTAAGCCAGAAAATCCCGCCCAAGAGGAAAACTTTGCGCTGTGGAAATTCTGGAAAGAGGGCGATGGATCTGTCTTCTGGGGTGCCCCCTTTGGTAAAGGAAGGCCGGGGTGGCACACCGAATGTTCGGCGATGCTGGAAACAGAAATTGGCGAAACAGTAGACATCCATACTGGTGGCTCTGACCTAATTTTCCCCCACCATGAGAACGAAATTGCTCAATCAGAAACCCTCCATGAGGGGAGACCACTTGCTCGTTACTGGCTTCACGGAGGCCTTGTGAATTTCAGCGATGAAAAAATGTCGAAGTCACTAGGAAATTTTATTACTCTTAAAACTTTGGAAGAACGAGGCATCAATCCCGTCGCCTATCGCTTCTGGATTCTAATGGCGAAATATCGTACGACCGTCAATTTCACTTGGGAGGTAATTGGGGGAGCACAGAAGGGTTATGACCGGCTGAAAAATCGAGTCGCGAATCTACCTGACGATGGAGACGTGGATGAAAAATTAAGACAAGAATTCCTAATGGCAATTAATGACGATCTCAACACGGCCAAAGCCCTAACAATCATCCCCAATAACAAAAAAACCTGGTTGGAATTTAACAGAGTTTTCGGGTTAAGTTTCTAGAAAAGGAAAGAGCGGGATCACGTGACCCCGCTCTTAACGAATTTACTCTTTTCTACCAAACGAAAGACCCATCGTCCCACGGTTCTTAGCCCGCCATCGCCATAAAAAATTTCCAATTCCATCAGTTGTCCGTTTTCCCGGAGCGGAAGCGCCGCAGGTAACCAGAGCCTTTGATCCGACATCATTCGATCAAACGGCAGTTTCCCGATGAAAAACCACTGCAAGTTAACAAAACCCGCCAGTGGCCTTGGTTCTCCCCGCCAACGAGTTGCGGTGAAATAGTGCACACGCCACTTATGTGCGTAATACCCTTCAGCAACCGGATGGTAGAAATCAGCAGATGCATAGTGTTTCGCTGAGATCGGATCGACAACAACGCCAATTTCCTCCTCTACCTCACGGCAAAGACACTGAAGCGCCGTCTCGTCGGGGTTAAATTTTCCACCCGGGCCATTCAAAACACCATTACAAAACCGACTTTTCCTCTCTCCAAGTAGAGTTTCCGTCTTCGGACCATCTCCACGAAGGAGGTGACACACCGTCGCTTCTTGGTGCATAGTGCACCCCCTTTCTGGATTTAAAGAACCGTTTCCAAACTATCCCCAGTATATCCCCGCAAAGTTCTTCGTCAAGGACTCCAAGTCAGCAGAACAAATGCTAGAATGAAAAATATATGGCCTTACGTCTCCCCCCTCAAGACTTGGAAGCAGAACGAGCCGTTCTTGGTTCCTTGATGCTCCGTCCAGACGGAATGCACGAGATTAGCGATGTAATAACCGCCGCTAATTTTTACGCTGAAAAACACCGGCGAATTTTTCAAGCCATGTGGGAGCTGTCGGAGAAACACGACCCAATTGATCTCGTATCTGTCACCAGCGCATTAAAGGCAAACCAGGAACTTGAACAAATCGGTGGGTCTAACTATCTGGCAGAACTTGCCGGTGCTGTCCCCTCTTCAGCAAACATAAAATATTATGCCGAAATAATCAGACAGAAAGCATCGAGAAGAAAGCTGATCACCTCCGCCGAAGAAATAGTTGAACTTGGTTACAGCGAACATGAGGAGTTGGACAACGTTTTCGATCGGGCCCAACAAACCATTCTCAATATCGGACATTTCTCGAAGAAGGCTTTTGTTCACCTCAAGGATTCCCTGGTCGAGGCTTGGGAACGTTTTGACCAACTGCACAAATCTGACGGCAGCATGCGTGGTGTCCCAACCGGTTTTCGTGATCTAGATGATAAACTCTCCGGTTTACAGAAATCCGACCTCGTAATTCTTGCTGCTCGGCCTTCGGTTGGTAAAACATCATTAGCGTTAGACATTGCCAGAAATGCCGCCTGTCTCCACGGCAAATCAGTCGGAATTTTCTCACTCGAAATGAGTTCGCAACAACTAGTTGACCGGCTACTAGCCTCTGAAAGTCGCGTTGATTCCTGGCATCTACGAACAGGAAAAATTAAACAAGATGAAGACTTTGCCCGTTTACGTGACGCACTGGATCGTCTTGCTTCCGCGCCAATCTATATTGATGATGAAGCCGGAAATAACATTACCAAGATGAAGTCGGTCGCCCGAAAACTTAAGGCCGAAAAGGGGTTAGATCTAATTGTCGTCGACTATCTACAGCTAATGATTCCCCGAAAAGATAGTGACTCCCTCGTTCAACAGGTGACGGAAATCTCACGCTCCCTTAAGGGTTTAGCGCGTGAATTAGAAGTACCGGTCCTTGCGCTCTCACAGCTCAATCGTAATGTTGAGGCCCGCGGTGGCCGACCGAGACTATCCGATCTACGTGACTCCGGCTCCATTGAACAAGACGCTGATGTGGTAATGTTTATCCATCGTGAAGATAAAATGAATGAGAATTCAGACAAAAAGAATATTGCCGATATCATCATTGCCAAACACCGCAATGGCCCAACCGGAGACATCCAGCTTTTCTTCGACGAAAAGCGGGTTAGTTTCCACACCGTAGAAAAGGCTGATTTCGGCGGTTTCTAAAAAATTACAATCATGACCGAGCCACTTATCCAAAGCTTAACCGAGAGTTTTCTCCGCTTCCCCGGTATTGGGCCACGCCAAGCTCGTCGTTTTGTTTATTACCTACTTCATGCGTCACCAAGTACTATTGAGCGATTGATTAGCCAGATCGAAGAACTAAAAAGAAGTGTCGCTCGGTGTCCAGACTGTGGCCGATTCTACCCCACGAATAAAAACCAGAAACGAAACGAGTCGTGCGAAATTTGTAGTGACATTACTCGTGACACAACACTCCTAATGTTGGTAGAAAAAGATATCGACCTGGAAAATGTTCTGAAAAGCGGGACTTATCCTGGCCACTTCTTTGTTCTTGGGGGACTAGTGAAGGTCTTAGACAAACAGCCTGAGATAAGTGTACGCCTAGCAGACCTGATTAAATTGATCGAAAAAAAGAAGCAGGCTGGGAAATTACAAGAAATAATTGCCGCCTTGACGGCTAACTCTGACGGTGATGCAACAGTTGAGTTTGTAAGAGAGAAACTTGCACCAATTCTAGAAAAAAATCAGTTAAAATTTTCTAGTTTGGGTCGAGGGTTCTCTACCGGCGTGGAGGTAGAATATTCTGATACTGACACCCTTAAAAATGCGCTTAAAAACCGCCAGTAATCTCCACTTCTGTAAACGGCTGGCGATGACCCCTTTTAACTCGATAACGAGTTTTATTCTTGTATTTAACAATAACCACTTTCTCGTGCCGATCGTCAGCTAAGCGTTTGGCTGTCACCTTAGCGCCCTCGATAAGAGGTTTACCAACCTTCGTCTCCTTGCCATCATCAGTTAATAGGACTTGGTCAAAAATAACCTCGCCACCCTTGGTCTCTGGTAGCTTTTCAACCTTCAGCTTTGTGCCTGGCGTGACAACGTATTGTTTGCCCCCAGTTTTAATTACGGCCAATTTCATAATTGGCATAAGTTTAGCAGACCCGCTCCCTTTGGTCAATTGCCCGTTTTGTTCTATAATTGGATGCTATGATTATAAAAGTTTTCAATGATAAATTTAAAACCTGGGGATTTCTGGTAATAGATAGCTTGAAACTGGGCCCAGGCAAGGGTGGGATTCGCATGACCCCTTCTGTGACAGAAAACGAAGTAGAACGATTAGCCCACGCGATGACGCTCAAAAATGCCCTTGCAAATATCCCATTCGGTGGCGCCAAGTCTGGTATTATTTTCGACCCCAAAACACATACCCCAAAAGAGAAACGGGAAATCGTGGAGTGGTTCGCAAAGGAACTAAAACCCGTTTTAGTCAGATCGTATATTGCTGGACCAGATATTAATATGACCGAGCGGGAAATGGCCTGGTTTGTGAATGCCGCAGACAACCATAAGGCGGCCACCGGCAAACCTAGGGTCTTGGGCGGATTGCCACATGAACTTGGTAGCACTGGTTTCGGCGTGGCACAAGCGACCTTACTCGCACTAAGATATAAAAAGATTGAGCCAGCGGATGCAACCATCGCAATCGAAGGCTACGGTAATGTGGGCATTTTTGCCCATAAATTTCTCCAAGAAAAAGGAGCCCGGATTGTCGCGGTCTCCGATTCCAGGGGTTCAATTTATTCTAAAGATGGCCTGAACTACAAAAAGTTAATCCAGACCAAAAAACGGACAGGATCAGTGATCAATTACCCGGGTGGAAAAAAATTAAGCAACAAAGAAATCTTCATCCTACCCGTTACCGTTTTAATACCAGCGGCACTACCAGACGTTATCAATTCTGGTAATGTCTCCCAAATAAAGGCGAAAATTGTCGTTGAGGGGGCCAATATTCCGATGCACGAAAAGTTTGAGAGAAAACTTCACGAGCGTGGCGTACTTATTATCCCCGATATTATCGCCAATGCCGGTGGTGTTATCTCCTCCTACGCAGAGTACCGAGGTTATGATGCCAAAAAAATGTTTAAATTAGTAGAACAAAAAATAACCGCCAGCACCGATGCACTTCTCTCCCAGTTAACAAAGTCAAACAAAACACCGCGAGAAATTGCTCTCCAGTTGGCTAAGAAAAAACTAGAAACCAGATAAACCCCGCTCTTGAAACCCCTCCCCGAGTAGCAATTCTCTTTTCTTCGACTCTCCACCATTATAGCCACCGGTCTTCCCATCCGAACGAATTACACGGTGGCAAGGCACATCTTTATCATAATTCCCTTTCATAATATTACCCACGGCACGGGAGGCCTGGGGTGAACCGGCCAATATCGCCACTTGTTTATAAGTTAGAACTTGACCGCGGGGAATCCGCCTTACAATATCGCGAACTCGTGAACTGAAATCTTTCATTGCTTATTTTAAACTACTCCTCAAGACTGGGTTTCTCCAGAGAGAGTGGCTCCATACTTGAACCAGCACCAGTGACCCGAGCAACATCCTTATCAATCTTCTTCAACTCTTTGTAAGCTGAATTATAGTGACTCACCGTCGTCCCTAAACTTGTCCCGAGTTTACCGAAATATTGTTCATAGGCACCAATATGCTTACCCAGATCTTCGACTCGATCACGAATCACCTTGGCAGATTCTTCAATTTGTAGCGCCTTCAAACCCTGCAAAACGGTCTGGAGATAGGCCAAGAAAGAGGTTGGCGAGACAATAATCACGTGCCGTTCTTTGAACGCATATTCAATTAGGTCACGAGTATTAATCTTCACTGAACCAACTTGGGCGACCAGTAAATCATAATAAATGGCCTCGTGTGGGATGAACATAAAAGCGAAGTCCATTGTCCCCTCGCTCGGCTTCACATATTTGCTGGTTTCGTCAATCCGATTTTTCAAATCTGATTTGAATAATTTCTCTAGTCGTTCACGCTCTGCCGGATCTCTCTCCTCCGCTAGTCTGTTGTAGTTCTCTAGAGAAAACTTAGAATCGATTGGGATAATCTTTTCTTTCACAAAGACGACCGCGTCCACAATCGTCCCGTCCTTGAAAGGATATTGCATCTGGTAGGAACCAGTTGGTAACACATTCTTCAACAAAGTTTCGAGGTAATATTCACCAAGCACACCCCTCTGTTTGGGATTTTTCAAAATATCCTGAAGACTCTGAAGCTGATCGGCAAAGTTTTCAACCCGTTTCTGGCCCTCACCCACCTTCACCAATTCACTCGTGATATCTCGGATCATTTTATTAGACTCGCTGGACTGACTCTGGAGAGAGCTGTGAAGAAACTTGCTTGATTCAGTAAGTTTGCTATCCAAGACGCGCGTGAGTTCGTTAAGCTGATTCTGGAGCAAAATCATTGCCTGATTATCTCCAGCCGGTGACTGTT contains these protein-coding regions:
- a CDS encoding cysteine--tRNA ligase, whose amino-acid sequence is MALTIYNTLSRKKEEFKVSSKTVSVYACGPTVYDQAHIGNLRTYVFNDLLRRVLEFNGHEVKQVMNITDVDDKIIKASQEQNIPPTELTKKYEKLFLADLDKLNIKRANITPRATDFVPQMIELINRLLNQKVAYIAPDGVYFDIKQAQNYGKLSGRGKPENPAQEENFALWKFWKEGDGSVFWGAPFGKGRPGWHTECSAMLETEIGETVDIHTGGSDLIFPHHENEIAQSETLHEGRPLARYWLHGGLVNFSDEKMSKSLGNFITLKTLEERGINPVAYRFWILMAKYRTTVNFTWEVIGGAQKGYDRLKNRVANLPDDGDVDEKLRQEFLMAINDDLNTAKALTIIPNNKKTWLEFNRVFGLSF
- a CDS encoding NUDIX domain-containing protein, which produces MHQEATVCHLLRGDGPKTETLLGERKSRFCNGVLNGPGGKFNPDETALQCLCREVEEEIGVVVDPISAKHYASADFYHPVAEGYYAHKWRVHYFTATRWRGEPRPLAGFVNLQWFFIGKLPFDRMMSDQRLWLPAALPLRENGQLMELEIFYGDGGLRTVGRWVFRLVEKSKFVKSGVT
- the dnaB gene encoding replicative DNA helicase, which codes for MALRLPPQDLEAERAVLGSLMLRPDGMHEISDVITAANFYAEKHRRIFQAMWELSEKHDPIDLVSVTSALKANQELEQIGGSNYLAELAGAVPSSANIKYYAEIIRQKASRRKLITSAEEIVELGYSEHEELDNVFDRAQQTILNIGHFSKKAFVHLKDSLVEAWERFDQLHKSDGSMRGVPTGFRDLDDKLSGLQKSDLVILAARPSVGKTSLALDIARNAACLHGKSVGIFSLEMSSQQLVDRLLASESRVDSWHLRTGKIKQDEDFARLRDALDRLASAPIYIDDEAGNNITKMKSVARKLKAEKGLDLIVVDYLQLMIPRKDSDSLVQQVTEISRSLKGLARELEVPVLALSQLNRNVEARGGRPRLSDLRDSGSIEQDADVVMFIHREDKMNENSDKKNIADIIIAKHRNGPTGDIQLFFDEKRVSFHTVEKADFGGF
- the recR gene encoding recombination protein RecR gives rise to the protein MTEPLIQSLTESFLRFPGIGPRQARRFVYYLLHASPSTIERLISQIEELKRSVARCPDCGRFYPTNKNQKRNESCEICSDITRDTTLLMLVEKDIDLENVLKSGTYPGHFFVLGGLVKVLDKQPEISVRLADLIKLIEKKKQAGKLQEIIAALTANSDGDATVEFVREKLAPILEKNQLKFSSLGRGFSTGVEVEYSDTDTLKNALKNRQ
- the rplU gene encoding 50S ribosomal protein L21, producing the protein MKLAVIKTGGKQYVVTPGTKLKVEKLPETKGGEVIFDQVLLTDDGKETKVGKPLIEGAKVTAKRLADDRHEKVVIVKYKNKTRYRVKRGHRQPFTEVEITGGF
- a CDS encoding Glu/Leu/Phe/Val dehydrogenase; translated protein: MIIKVFNDKFKTWGFLVIDSLKLGPGKGGIRMTPSVTENEVERLAHAMTLKNALANIPFGGAKSGIIFDPKTHTPKEKREIVEWFAKELKPVLVRSYIAGPDINMTEREMAWFVNAADNHKAATGKPRVLGGLPHELGSTGFGVAQATLLALRYKKIEPADATIAIEGYGNVGIFAHKFLQEKGARIVAVSDSRGSIYSKDGLNYKKLIQTKKRTGSVINYPGGKKLSNKEIFILPVTVLIPAALPDVINSGNVSQIKAKIVVEGANIPMHEKFERKLHERGVLIIPDIIANAGGVISSYAEYRGYDAKKMFKLVEQKITASTDALLSQLTKSNKTPREIALQLAKKKLETR
- a CDS encoding MGMT family protein, which encodes MKDFSSRVRDIVRRIPRGQVLTYKQVAILAGSPQASRAVGNIMKGNYDKDVPCHRVIRSDGKTGGYNGGESKKRELLLGEGFQERGLSGF
- a CDS encoding DNA recombination protein RmuC, which encodes MAIVTILISLVIGGGLVWLFLQNKQSPAGDNQAMILLQNQLNELTRVLDSKLTESSKFLHSSLQSQSSESNKMIRDITSELVKVGEGQKRVENFADQLQSLQDILKNPKQRGVLGEYYLETLLKNVLPTGSYQMQYPFKDGTIVDAVVFVKEKIIPIDSKFSLENYNRLAEERDPAERERLEKLFKSDLKNRIDETSKYVKPSEGTMDFAFMFIPHEAIYYDLLVAQVGSVKINTRDLIEYAFKERHVIIVSPTSFLAYLQTVLQGLKALQIEESAKVIRDRVEDLGKHIGAYEQYFGKLGTSLGTTVSHYNSAYKELKKIDKDVARVTGAGSSMEPLSLEKPSLEE